DNA from bacterium:
GCCCGCGGTGGCGGCCGGCGGCGGGTCTGCGGCGGATCCGTCCGCCGCCAGATAGGCGCTTTACTCCGCGTTGGTCGGCACGTGCGCCTTGAAGGCCACCGGATCGACGGTGTTGTCGAAGAAGGCGTCGTAGCGGGCTTCCTCCTCGACGCGCGTGAGGTTCATGCCGCGGATCTTGCGCCGGAAGCGCGCCGCCGCCTCCATCCACTCCGCCCAGGCGTACCCGAAACGGGCTTCGAAGAGCTTGCGCAGCCGGCGCACGGCGAAGGGCGCCTCACCCTCCGAGGCGATGGCGATCTGCAGCGAACCGCGCTGCACGCGAGCCGGCAGGTGGAAGGTGCAGAGCGGGGGGTCGTCGACCACGTTGACCCAGACGCCGGCCCGCTCTGCGTCCTCGTAGACCCGGCGGTTGACCTCGCGGTCGTCGGTCGCGGCGATGACGAGGGAGTACGCGGCCGCTTCGCCGGCCGTGTAGGTCCGGCGCTCGAGAACGATGCGGTCCAGGCTCGCGAGGTGTTCGACGGCGGGAATGGGTTCGGGGGCCACGACCGTGACCTGCGCGCCGTGCGCCAGCAACCCGTCCAGTTTGCGCAGGGCGACCCCGCCGCCGCCCACCAGCAGACAGCGCTGCCTGTGCACGGCCAGCATGACGGGATACATGTCGGCCCTCCCTTCATCGGCTGATCCGTCGATGTGCCGGGTTACTCGTCCAGACTCGCCAGGCTGCGCCAGCGCAGGCCGCCTCCCAGATAGGTCGCCGCGACGCCGCGCGCCCGCAGCCAGCGGACGGCCTCGGCGGAGCGCGTGCCGCGTTCGCACACGACGACCCATGGCTGCAAATCTAGGTCTCCGGAGCCGTGCCGCAAGGATTCCAGCGACAGGTGGGTCACGCCGTCCAGTTCCAGGGGGCGGGCACCGCTCTCCGAGGCGTGGCGCACGTCCAGGATCCGCAGCCGGTCGGCGAGGTCTTCCGGCGCGAGCGGCTCGATGCCGTCCTCGAGG
Protein-coding regions in this window:
- a CDS encoding bifunctional precorrin-2 dehydrogenase/sirohydrochlorin ferrochelatase produces the protein MYPVMLAVHRQRCLLVGGGGVALRKLDGLLAHGAQVTVVAPEPIPAVEHLASLDRIVLERRTYTAGEAAAYSLVIAATDDREVNRRVYEDAERAGVWVNVVDDPPLCTFHLPARVQRGSLQIAIASEGEAPFAVRRLRKLFEARFGYAWAEWMEAAARFRRKIRGMNLTRVEEEARYDAFFDNTVDPVAFKAHVPTNAE